One stretch of Synergistetes bacterium HGW-Synergistetes-1 DNA includes these proteins:
- a CDS encoding acetyl-lysine deacetylase, translating into MGLPESARLLADLVAVPSPTRHEADAARMLADRLPRFGWSGSHLDGAGSVVAERGTGDKELVLLSHIDTVPGGPEVIINEQVIQGRGSVDAKGPCCAMAVAGGAVPVPEGWRITFVAAVGEEIDSKGARFRMPLHSPEACVIGEPTGSDGVAISYRGRILFDIKGEDDGAHRSGSPGPITDSVMAASSIIDITRNMGKGWSVAIMEMEGHEAGKRSASITMDLRTPLGADQEELELMIRETAAAFGVRSEIIEYVPPYGVHKSDPVIRAFRNAIRDCGETPRVLAKQGTCDFNVLSPWGCHMGAYGPGNSLYDHSSNEQIPVSEYLKGIEVLKLALPRIMSSI; encoded by the coding sequence ATGGGACTCCCTGAATCAGCCAGGCTCCTGGCAGATCTTGTAGCTGTCCCCAGTCCGACCAGACACGAAGCTGATGCTGCAAGGATGCTGGCAGACAGGCTCCCCCGCTTTGGATGGAGCGGCTCGCACCTTGACGGAGCAGGCAGTGTTGTTGCAGAACGGGGAACAGGAGATAAGGAGCTTGTCCTGCTGAGCCACATCGATACCGTACCAGGAGGCCCGGAAGTTATCATCAACGAACAGGTGATCCAGGGACGAGGAAGCGTTGACGCAAAAGGTCCGTGCTGTGCAATGGCTGTAGCGGGAGGTGCTGTTCCAGTACCGGAGGGATGGAGGATCACCTTTGTCGCAGCGGTAGGAGAAGAGATCGACTCAAAGGGAGCAAGGTTCCGCATGCCCCTTCACTCCCCCGAGGCATGCGTCATAGGCGAGCCCACTGGGAGCGACGGCGTAGCGATCTCCTATAGGGGCAGGATCCTATTTGACATTAAGGGCGAAGACGATGGGGCGCACAGGTCCGGAAGTCCGGGGCCAATAACTGATTCAGTCATGGCAGCATCTTCCATAATAGATATAACCAGAAACATGGGGAAGGGCTGGTCTGTGGCGATAATGGAAATGGAAGGACATGAGGCAGGCAAAAGAAGCGCCAGCATCACAATGGACCTCAGGACTCCTCTGGGGGCCGATCAGGAAGAGCTCGAACTTATGATAAGAGAGACCGCAGCGGCCTTCGGGGTAAGATCCGAAATTATAGAATATGTGCCTCCCTACGGGGTCCATAAGTCCGATCCCGTAATACGGGCCTTCAGGAACGCTATACGGGACTGCGGTGAGACTCCGAGAGTGCTGGCCAAGCAGGGGACATGCGATTTCAACGTTCTGTCACCCTGGGGCTGCCACATGGGAGCATACGGGCCCGGCAACTCCTTATACGACCACAGTTCCAATGAACAGATCCCCGTATCCGAATATCTGAAGGGGATAGAAGTCCTGAAACTCGCCCTTCCGAGAATAATGTCCTCCATTTGA
- a CDS encoding oxaloacetate decarboxylase (Converts oxaloacetate to phosphoenolpyruvate using ATP as an energy source) has translation METAFRDAHQSIMATRLRTDDMLPICEIMDEVGYHSVEMWGGATFDSAMRFLNEDPWDRLRQIKKRMKKTKTQMLLRGQNLVGYRHYSDETVREFVKRAIGNGIDIVRIFDALNDLRNMSIAAEAVKKEGGELQMSISYTISPVHTLDLFAKQAKDMADMGADSICIKDMAGLMSPVAASELVKAIKKKVNLPVQLHSHYTSGMAAMSYLAGLEAGADVIDCAISPFAMGTSQPATEAMVAALKGGPLDTHLSLEKLLPVAEYYEGLKKKYSDIIMGVSGVDINILLYQVPGGMYSNLQSQLKEGNALHKFKEVMEEVPRVRKEMGYPPLVTPTSQLVGTQAAMNVISGERWKMVSKEVYQYFRGYYGTTPAPVDPLIQKKVLGDEIPITCRPGEKIEPELEAAKKEMGVWMTQPEDVLSYVLFPQVAKDFLPKKFAKENCVDIGLEEQASPEAYAI, from the coding sequence ATGGAGACTGCTTTCCGCGATGCCCACCAGTCCATAATGGCAACGAGACTGAGGACAGACGACATGCTCCCTATTTGCGAGATAATGGACGAGGTCGGTTACCATTCAGTGGAGATGTGGGGGGGAGCTACCTTTGATTCTGCAATGCGTTTCCTGAACGAAGACCCATGGGACAGACTCCGGCAGATCAAGAAACGGATGAAGAAGACAAAGACCCAGATGCTGCTCAGAGGGCAGAATCTGGTTGGGTACAGGCATTACTCCGACGAGACAGTCCGTGAATTTGTAAAGCGGGCGATAGGCAACGGGATAGATATCGTAAGGATATTCGATGCGCTCAATGACCTGCGCAACATGTCCATTGCAGCTGAAGCCGTCAAAAAAGAGGGCGGAGAACTGCAGATGTCCATCTCTTACACCATTTCACCCGTCCATACCCTTGATCTTTTTGCCAAGCAGGCTAAAGACATGGCGGACATGGGGGCCGACTCGATATGTATAAAAGACATGGCAGGACTTATGTCTCCGGTTGCCGCTTCCGAACTTGTTAAGGCTATCAAAAAGAAGGTAAACCTGCCGGTGCAGCTCCACAGCCACTACACCAGCGGAATGGCCGCAATGAGTTATCTTGCGGGACTTGAGGCCGGGGCTGACGTTATCGACTGCGCAATATCCCCGTTTGCTATGGGAACGAGCCAGCCTGCAACAGAAGCAATGGTGGCTGCACTTAAAGGCGGTCCGCTGGACACGCATCTCTCTCTTGAGAAACTCCTGCCTGTTGCAGAGTACTATGAGGGCCTGAAGAAAAAGTACAGCGACATAATTATGGGAGTAAGCGGAGTAGATATCAACATACTGCTCTATCAGGTACCAGGAGGGATGTATTCAAACCTTCAGAGCCAGCTTAAGGAGGGGAATGCCTTACATAAGTTCAAAGAGGTCATGGAGGAAGTCCCGAGGGTCCGCAAAGAGATGGGTTATCCTCCGCTTGTTACCCCGACCAGCCAGCTTGTAGGTACTCAGGCAGCCATGAACGTTATTTCAGGAGAACGCTGGAAGATGGTGTCCAAGGAAGTATATCAGTACTTCAGGGGTTACTATGGAACAACTCCGGCTCCTGTCGATCCATTGATCCAGAAGAAGGTGCTTGGCGACGAGATCCCGATCACCTGCAGACCCGGAGAAAAGATCGAGCCTGAGCTTGAGGCCGCCAAAAAAGAGATGGGCGTTTGGATGACACAGCCTGAGGATGTTCTGAGCTACGTTCTCTTCCCGCAGGTCGCCAAAGACTTCCTGCCCAAAAAGTTTGCAAAGGAAAACTGCGTTGACATTGGTCTTGAAGAACAGGCATCTCCGGAAGCATACGCGATATAG
- the fsa gene encoding fructose-6-phosphate aldolase yields MKFFIDTANIDEVRTACSWGIIAGATTNPTLVSKEGSVDFHTRVREIAETVKGPVSAEAVSLEKDKLIEEARVIAKIDPNVVVKIPLCPDGLGAVRELSKEGIKTNVTLIFSANQAILAAAAGATYVSPFVGRLDDIGEDGMQLVRDIAEIFDIYGIETQIIAASLRHPAHVFESAKAGAHIATVPFKVLKMMFDHPLTAKGIDQFNKDWEKYLGAKK; encoded by the coding sequence ATGAAATTTTTTATCGACACCGCAAATATCGATGAAGTAAGGACAGCCTGTTCATGGGGCATTATCGCAGGAGCGACCACCAATCCTACTCTTGTATCAAAAGAGGGCAGCGTGGATTTTCACACCCGAGTACGTGAGATAGCGGAGACTGTTAAGGGGCCTGTCAGCGCTGAAGCAGTGTCGCTCGAAAAAGATAAGCTGATCGAGGAAGCAAGAGTGATCGCTAAGATAGATCCTAATGTAGTAGTAAAGATCCCGCTCTGTCCGGATGGACTTGGAGCTGTAAGGGAGCTTTCAAAAGAGGGTATCAAAACCAACGTGACCCTTATTTTTTCAGCGAACCAGGCTATTCTGGCGGCTGCTGCGGGTGCAACTTATGTAAGTCCCTTTGTCGGACGCCTGGATGACATCGGTGAAGACGGGATGCAGCTTGTCAGGGATATAGCAGAGATATTCGATATCTACGGGATAGAGACGCAAATAATCGCAGCCAGCCTTCGCCATCCGGCTCATGTCTTTGAATCAGCAAAGGCCGGGGCGCATATTGCGACAGTCCCGTTCAAAGTTCTCAAAATGATGTTTGACCATCCTCTGACAGCGAAGGGGATAGACCAGTTCAACAAGGACTGGGAAAAGTATCTGGGAGCTAAGAAATAA